A segment of the Triticum urartu cultivar G1812 chromosome 1, Tu2.1, whole genome shotgun sequence genome:
TTTTCCAAAAAAATGTCTTTTTAGGTGTCCATAAGTTTTATTATATAACAAACACAAACACTGCAACATGTGTTGAAGAAAAAATTTAGTGTTTTAAAAACTAGTCGGTTTAGAGCGCAGATTGATCACAACAAATGGAAGTACTTCACCAATTTTGACCGTAGATAGAAGATACAGACATGTATGTTTTCAAGAAATTACAAATGAACATGATCTTTTTTTGTTGTTATTGTTCATTCGGGACCATATGCTTTGGAAGCCTATGGTGTTCTGTTGCTATTGTAAAGGCGTTGAAGCTTTTTTGAAAAGGAGGCTTGTGTTCAACTTGGTCCTGGAAAATAAATAGACATAAATGTTTCGGGGCATCTATTCATCAGGTGGCTAAAAGAATTTAAGTTCCGGTCAATTGTGTTTTTACCATTACATCGTCGTCCAAGGGTCATCCCTCGCGGTGCAGTGTTCTGCTTCTTCCCCGCGACATACGTTTGGGCAACCCTAGACTTACGTAAGGAAGGTACTTACGTTTACGTAATAGTCATCGTGAAAGATTAGGATTGGTTTTTAGGGGAGGCTGAGGCCCACCCCCATAAAAATCAGGACGGATGTTTAGATAAGTTTGACATGTTTCGTAAATTTACGTAGGCTTTTCGTAGGTTTATCACATACGTTCTGTTTCTCCACATGCTATCGATCCCCGCGTGCCTAACCGCAACCCATTGTCGTGCTGCCATCGCCCAGGGCGTCCCTCTAACCTTCCCAGCTCATGTTCTTCTGCCGCGCCGGCAGCCCCCTTCCCCCGCGCACCCGAACTTGTCAACCCTCGGACTCTCCTGTCTGAGGCCTTGCCGGCGTTCCAGTGCCTTGCTTCGCTCGCCGCAGCGTCGATGTCTTCGCCTCCGTGCTTCATATAAATCGATTGCGCGTAAGAAATTTTGAGGTGCCTGGTGTTTAGCAAAACCGAAATGTTTTCACTTGTTGTGTGAAATCATTCCAAGGAAAAGACTAATGCTATTTTGTTGTGTTCGTGCAGCCAAGTTTTTTTTAGGGAGCACAGTCGAGTTGAATCATTACACGGCTAATGCCAAGCCCAAATCTCAGTCAGCTGCGGGGGGTAACTAAACCGGACACTTGTTTGCCTCTCCCTGTTCCATGCAAACTGACCCACACATCTCCACTCTATACGTCTCTCCTGAAAAGTTCTCCCCTATATAAAACCCACATGCGCTTCGCTTCCGATTTTCACACTGGTAAGGATTTCGGAGCAGATCTTCCAAGAGTACAGATGATCAAGGCGCCCACCTCCTCGCCCTTGGCCGCGGCCGCCGCCGTGCTCGTCGTCGTGTCGGCGTGGGGCGCGGACGCGACGATCGAGACCACGTGCAGGGACGCAGGGGCGGGCGACCGGCGCGTGGACGTCGCGTTCTGCGTGCGCCAGTTCTTGGCGTACGAGGGCGCGGCGGAGGCGGATACGTGGGGCCTGGCAAAGACGGCCGTGCTCATCGGCATCAACCTCGCCGACGACGCCATCTTCGACCTCACCCACGGGAAGATCCTCCCAGAGCCCAAGGACAAGAAGGCCGAGGCGGCCATGGACGCGTGCGTGAAGGCGTACGACAAGGTGGGCCTGGCCTTCGCGGAGGCTTCCGACGAGCTCAGGGCGCGCCGGTACCCGGCGGCCAAGGAGGAGATGGCGAGCGTCGCGCCGCTCCTGCAGCGGTGCGACGGCGGGCTCGTCAAGGTCGGGCTCCCGTCGCCGCTGCCCAGGTACAGCGCCGACTGCCTGCAGACGACCATCATTGGCATCGCCATAACCAACCTCGtcaagtgatgcatgcatgcgtCGAACACATGTGGTTCTTCTTCGCGTGTGATAAAGCTCCAATAGTGTATAGTGTCCTAGTCTGTCTTTTTTATAGAAATCTAATAAAAAGGGGCAATTCGTATGCTTGGTTAATTTAGAGCCTTAGACTGTCAATTTTCTACTCTTCAAATGGTTATATAATGTCCACCCGCAAAAAAAAATGGTTATATATTGTTCTAAAAAATTGGTTATATATCCGTATTAAACCTTTTTTTAGAAATTATCTTAAACTGCACTTTTTTATAATCAATACCTTGATATATTTATAGTACCAAATTTACAACATGCATGAGCTGATTGCAGCGATTACAAAAGAAAGTCTAAAAGAAAAAAGCATATCTTTGAGATCTTCAGGCTCTTTCTTCTTTCATGACACAATCTTGTATTTTTTTAAGGCAGCCATAGAAAAATAACAAAGATATTAAACCGTGGAGCTGTAAATACTTATGAGGGTTCTCCCATAGCTTTAATTTGAGCCAAGGTCGGCAAGAGTATCAACACTGGTATTTCAGGAAAAAAAACACAATCAGATCGATGTCGTTGTGAGCCGAGAGTACGAATCACCATTGTCAAGGACGTAGCAGTCGGGACAGATATTGCAAGGACAATCCTCCTCGTGGTGACCATGAGAAAAAAATATCCAAAATCGATCTGGTGAAGAAAGATCTGAAGGATCATACGTAGACAAATTTAATCTTCCAACACCACCATTAACTTGCGGAAGGAGATCTCGTCATGAAACGAAGGGACGAAGATTACTTATTATAGATGATGCCATCTTCAAAGAAGATGAAGACGACTACCATCATCCTAAACCAATCTAATGAAAACGCTATTATTATTAAGAAATTCACTCATAAATCGGGTTCCCTCCCACTCCAGCATCAGCGAGGCCCGCCGAAGAAAGGGGAACTGATCTTCTTCCCTGATGAAGGTTGCCGTGTTCATCATGCAAGCCACCCTTGCCCATGCAGTGTCAAAGGACACTTCGGCGGAGGCCAGACATGCACGCAGCATAGCTTTCTCCTAGATAACGGCAAGCAGGGCATCCAAGTCTCTGCATGCTGAGGCACACATCTCCCAACAACTGCGCCCGGCTACATCTCTTCGTCCTCTCACACTTTATTTCCTACATGCCTTCGTCCTCCCTTGACATCACACGAACATCCATCAACCGACCACACCGAATCCATGACCCTAGACTCCTCCACCAAGTCCTTGAACATACCAATGACCTCACCATGTGTCATCTTCCTCCCAGGCAACCACACGCAACAGCAATGCCCCCTTCTTCTACCCCTGGCGAGTAGTTGCAGCCACTGTCACCCTCTCTCCAAATAGCACCTGCTGCAACACACAACAGTTCAGCCAACCTCCACGCTCATCGCACCAACGACAAGCAGCAGCTTCAACCCCTGCTCGACATCACATCCATACCTCTTCCTCCCACGCAGCAACAACAATAGTAATATTCAGCAGCCACAGCAGCAGCATTAGCTATAACACCAGTAGCCTTCACGGGAGGGACACCACCACCTAGCCGCTCGCAATAGCTTCCGAGCAGCTAGCACAAGTCACAACACCTCGCACCTGTGCCGCCTGAGCTGCTCCAGTCGTTGCCCCCTCCCAGCCGCTGGCGCAGCTCCCCGCTAGCCGCCGCCGTGAGATGAGCCCcgccgctgatacgtctccaacgtatctataatttttgattgctccatgctatattatctactgttttgggcaatattgggctttattatccacttttatattacttttgg
Coding sequences within it:
- the LOC125513786 gene encoding pectinesterase inhibitor 8-like; translation: MIKAPTSSPLAAAAAVLVVVSAWGADATIETTCRDAGAGDRRVDVAFCVRQFLAYEGAAEADTWGLAKTAVLIGINLADDAIFDLTHGKILPEPKDKKAEAAMDACVKAYDKVGLAFAEASDELRARRYPAAKEEMASVAPLLQRCDGGLVKVGLPSPLPRYSADCLQTTIIGIAITNLVK